A single region of the Pseudomonas mandelii genome encodes:
- a CDS encoding PaaI family thioesterase — protein sequence MAENPVFERATRFLSALRHCQVLGLRVHSASNEGLTVILPYSPQIVGNPQTGVIHGGALTSLMDTACGMSTLCVLPEFEVCPTLDLRIDYMHAAEPHKDVYGFAQCYRVTTDVIFARGFAYQDDPEQPIAHVVGTFMRMGKAVKGAKGFGGAIAGGAK from the coding sequence ATTTCTTTCGGCACTCAGGCATTGTCAGGTGTTGGGTTTGCGGGTTCACAGCGCCAGCAACGAAGGGCTGACGGTCATCCTGCCGTACAGCCCGCAAATCGTCGGCAACCCGCAGACCGGTGTGATCCATGGCGGGGCTTTGACCTCGCTGATGGACACCGCGTGTGGCATGTCGACCCTCTGCGTCCTGCCCGAATTTGAAGTCTGCCCGACCCTCGATTTGCGCATCGACTACATGCACGCCGCCGAGCCTCATAAGGACGTCTACGGTTTCGCCCAATGCTACCGGGTGACAACCGACGTGATCTTCGCCCGAGGCTTTGCCTACCAGGACGATCCCGAGCAGCCCATCGCCCACGTCGTCGGCACGTTCATGCGCATGGGCAAAGCCGTCAAAGGCGCCAAGGGTTTTGGCGGTGCAATCGCCGGAGGTGCGAAATGA
- a CDS encoding PaaI family thioesterase, which yields MTDSFKEQLQQAHAQGDYASLLHLLPYAKLIGIECSRVGDELLFRLPANKDNIGNPLLPAIHGGVIAGFMELSAALHLLIFTGSPGVPKIIDFSLDYLRAGQFRDTWAKCQVCRQGRRVANVAITAWQTTEAEPIATARGHFKIEEPLKS from the coding sequence ATGACTGACTCTTTCAAGGAGCAACTCCAGCAAGCCCACGCGCAGGGGGACTATGCCTCGCTGCTGCACCTGCTGCCTTACGCCAAACTGATCGGCATCGAGTGTTCCCGTGTCGGGGATGAGCTGCTGTTTCGCTTGCCGGCCAACAAGGACAACATTGGTAACCCTTTACTGCCGGCCATACATGGCGGGGTGATCGCCGGGTTCATGGAGCTGTCCGCAGCGCTGCACCTGCTGATTTTCACCGGCTCGCCCGGTGTACCGAAGATCATCGATTTCTCCCTCGACTACCTGCGAGCCGGGCAGTTTCGCGATACCTGGGCCAAATGTCAGGTTTGCCGCCAGGGCCGACGCGTGGCAAACGTGGCGATTACAGCCTGGCAAACCACCGAAGCCGAGCCGATTGCCACCGCCCGCGGTCATTTCAAAATTGAAGAGCCCTTGAAATCCTGA
- a CDS encoding amidohydrolase family protein — protein sequence MPVPLFRLSLACLLVLSSAYVNAREYAYSDAHLHYVDFFQETAGMPTLLKAMDDNAIDHVMISGIPVAKKWHEDEPKRPRYYAGDDADAYWYSATDVIVAAAVSKLTPEQRQRFHPFLSGFNPNDKNSAAHIQRMLDLNPGLWQGIGEVFTRHDDLTALTAGDTPRANNEAMTRIYHLAAENDLPVMLHSNITSKREKNPLYLSEVEEPLRNHPHTRFIWAHAGTSAEVHRHQTRLDFLLPTLSRMLEAYPNLYIDLSWSMLTPYLLDEQGKPSEAWLGLVERFPDRFMLGSDVVGRFNKLGKEMRSFDPFLDALPEQVARKVARDNFLSILPRNR from the coding sequence ATGCCCGTGCCCCTGTTCCGTTTGAGCCTTGCCTGTTTGCTGGTGCTATCCAGTGCTTACGTCAATGCACGCGAATACGCCTACAGCGATGCGCACCTGCATTACGTGGACTTTTTTCAGGAAACCGCCGGCATGCCGACATTGCTCAAGGCCATGGACGACAATGCCATTGATCATGTGATGATTTCCGGGATCCCGGTGGCGAAGAAATGGCACGAAGACGAACCGAAGCGCCCGCGCTATTACGCCGGTGATGACGCCGATGCCTATTGGTACAGCGCGACGGATGTGATCGTCGCGGCAGCGGTAAGCAAATTGACCCCCGAGCAGCGTCAACGCTTTCACCCGTTCCTGTCCGGTTTCAACCCCAACGACAAAAACTCCGCAGCGCACATCCAGCGAATGCTCGATCTCAATCCGGGGCTGTGGCAGGGGATCGGCGAAGTGTTTACCCGGCACGATGACCTGACAGCGCTGACCGCTGGCGACACGCCACGGGCCAACAACGAAGCGATGACGCGGATCTATCACCTCGCGGCGGAGAACGACTTGCCGGTGATGCTGCACTCCAACATCACCTCCAAGCGTGAGAAAAATCCGCTGTACCTGTCGGAAGTCGAGGAGCCGTTGCGTAATCATCCGCATACACGATTCATTTGGGCGCACGCAGGCACCAGCGCCGAGGTCCATCGGCATCAAACCCGACTGGATTTTCTGTTGCCGACCCTGAGCCGAATGCTCGAGGCCTACCCCAATCTGTACATCGACCTGTCCTGGAGCATGCTGACGCCTTACCTGCTGGATGAGCAGGGCAAGCCTTCTGAAGCCTGGCTGGGGCTGGTGGAGCGCTTCCCGGATCGCTTCATGCTCGGCTCTGATGTGGTGGGACGTTTCAACAAGCTGGGTAAGGAAATGCGCAGCTTCGACCCGTTTCTCGACGCCTTGCCTGAGCAGGTGGCGAGAAAAGTCGCGCGGGACAATTTTCTGTCGATTCTGCCGCGCAACCGTTAA
- the htpG gene encoding molecular chaperone HtpG: MSVETQKETLGFQTEVKQLLHLMIHSLYSNKEIFLRELISNASDAVDKLRFEALSKPELLEGGAELKIRVSFDKDAKTVTLEDNGIGMSREDAITHLGTIAKSGTADFMKHLSGDQKKDSHLIGQFGVGFYSAFIVADKVDVFSRRAGSAASEGVHWSSKGEGDFEVATVEKAERGTRIVLHLKSGEDEFADGWRLRNIIKKYSDHIALPIELPKEVAAVEGEEKPAVEWETVNRASALWTRPRTEIKDEEYQEFYKHIAHDFENPLSWSHNKVEGKLEYSSLLYVPTRAPFDLYQREAPKGLKLYVQRVFVMDQAESFLPLYLRFIKGVVDSNDLSLNVSREILQKDPIIDSMKSALTKRVLDMLEKLAKNEPEQYKGFWKNFGQVMKEGPAEDFANKEKIAGLLRFASTSGDEGEQVVGLAEYLARAKEGQDKIYYLTGETYAQVKNSPHLEVFRKKGIEVLLLTDRIDEWLMSYLSDFDGKSFVDVARGDLDLGNLDSEEDKKAAEEVAKSKEGLVERLKTALGESVAEVRVSHRLTDSPAILAIGEQDLGMQMRQILEASGQKVPDSKPIFEFNPAHPLIEKLDNEQSDERFGDLSHILFDQAALAAGDSLKDPAAYVRRLNKLLVELSV, from the coding sequence ATGAGTGTGGAAACTCAAAAGGAAACCCTGGGCTTCCAGACCGAGGTGAAGCAACTGCTGCACCTCATGATCCATTCGCTGTATTCCAACAAGGAAATTTTCCTTCGCGAATTGATCTCGAACGCCTCTGACGCTGTCGACAAATTACGTTTCGAAGCCCTGTCCAAGCCTGAACTGCTGGAAGGTGGCGCCGAACTGAAAATCCGTGTGAGCTTCGACAAGGACGCCAAGACCGTCACCCTCGAAGACAACGGCATCGGCATGAGCCGTGAAGACGCGATTACCCACCTGGGGACCATCGCCAAATCCGGCACTGCTGATTTCATGAAACACCTGTCTGGCGATCAGAAGAAAGACTCGCACCTGATCGGTCAGTTTGGTGTCGGTTTCTACTCGGCCTTCATCGTCGCTGACAAAGTTGACGTGTTCAGCCGTCGTGCCGGTTCTGCTGCCAGCGAAGGCGTGCATTGGTCGTCCAAAGGTGAAGGCGATTTTGAAGTTGCCACCGTTGAGAAAGCCGAGCGCGGCACCCGTATCGTCCTGCACCTTAAATCCGGTGAAGACGAATTCGCCGATGGCTGGCGTCTGCGCAACATCATCAAGAAGTACTCCGACCACATCGCTCTGCCGATCGAGTTGCCGAAAGAAGTGGCAGCTGTCGAAGGTGAAGAGAAGCCTGCAGTTGAATGGGAAACCGTCAACCGCGCCAGCGCCCTGTGGACTCGTCCTCGCACCGAGATCAAGGACGAGGAATACCAGGAGTTCTACAAGCACATCGCTCATGACTTCGAAAATCCGCTGAGCTGGAGCCATAACAAGGTCGAAGGCAAGCTCGAATACAGCTCGCTGCTGTATGTGCCGACCCGTGCTCCGTTCGACCTGTACCAGCGTGAAGCGCCGAAAGGCCTGAAGCTCTATGTACAGCGCGTATTTGTCATGGATCAGGCCGAGTCGTTCCTGCCGCTGTACCTGCGCTTCATCAAAGGTGTGGTCGATTCCAACGACTTGTCGCTGAACGTGTCGCGGGAAATCCTGCAGAAAGACCCGATTATCGATTCCATGAAGTCGGCGCTGACCAAGCGCGTTCTCGACATGCTGGAAAAACTGGCGAAGAACGAGCCTGAGCAATACAAAGGCTTCTGGAAGAACTTCGGTCAGGTCATGAAAGAAGGCCCGGCAGAAGACTTCGCCAACAAAGAGAAAATCGCTGGGCTGCTGCGTTTTGCATCGACAAGCGGTGATGAAGGTGAGCAAGTGGTGGGTCTGGCCGAGTACTTGGCTCGCGCCAAGGAAGGTCAGGACAAGATCTATTACCTGACCGGCGAAACCTACGCGCAAGTCAAGAACAGCCCGCACCTGGAAGTCTTCCGCAAGAAAGGCATCGAAGTGCTGCTGCTGACCGACCGCATTGATGAGTGGCTGATGAGCTACCTCAGCGACTTCGACGGCAAGAGCTTTGTCGACGTGGCGCGCGGTGACCTGGACCTGGGCAACCTGGATTCGGAAGAGGACAAGAAAGCCGCGGAAGAAGTCGCCAAGTCCAAAGAGGGCCTGGTTGAGCGTCTGAAAACTGCACTGGGCGAATCCGTCGCCGAAGTACGGGTTTCCCACCGTCTGACCGATTCCCCGGCGATCCTGGCCATCGGCGAGCAGGACCTGGGCATGCAGATGCGTCAGATCCTCGAAGCCAGCGGTCAGAAGGTTCCGGATTCGAAGCCGATCTTCGAATTCAACCCGGCTCACCCGCTGATCGAGAAACTCGACAACGAGCAGAGCGATGAACGCTTCGGCGACCTGTCGCACATTCTCTTCGATCAGGCGGCACTGGCAGCCGGCGACAGCTTGAAAGACCCGGCCGCGTATGTGCGCCGCCTCAACAAGCTGCTGGTTGAACTGTCGGTTTAA
- a CDS encoding trans-sulfuration enzyme family protein: MSQHDESGAPRAFGTRVIHAGQTPDPSTGALMPPIYANSTYLQQSPGVHKGLDYGRSHNPTRFALERCVANLEGGTRAFAFASGLAAISTVLELLDANAHIVSGNDLYGGTFRLFDKVRQRSAGHRFSYVDLTDLSAFEAALQDDTRMVCVETPSNPLLRLSDLAAIALICRERGILCVADNTFASPWIQRPLELGFDIVVHSTTKYLNGHSDVIGGIAVVGQNAELAERLGFLQNAVGAIAGPFDAFLTLRGVKTLALRMERHCSNALELAQWLERQPQVARVYYPGLPSHPQHELARQQMRGFGGMISLDLNSDLAGARRFLENVQIFALAESLGGVESLIEHPAIMTHATIPADTRAQLGIGDALVRLSVGVEDVEDLRADLAQALARI; this comes from the coding sequence ATGAGTCAGCACGATGAATCCGGCGCGCCCCGCGCCTTCGGCACCCGTGTGATCCATGCCGGACAGACGCCGGATCCTTCCACCGGGGCGCTGATGCCGCCGATCTACGCCAACTCCACTTACTTGCAGCAAAGCCCCGGCGTGCATAAGGGCCTCGACTATGGCCGCTCTCACAATCCGACGCGCTTTGCGCTGGAGCGTTGCGTGGCGAACCTTGAGGGCGGCACCCGGGCCTTCGCCTTTGCCTCCGGGCTGGCGGCGATTTCCACGGTGCTCGAATTGCTCGATGCCAACGCGCACATCGTCTCCGGCAACGACCTGTACGGCGGGACGTTCCGTCTGTTCGACAAAGTCCGTCAGCGCAGCGCCGGGCATCGCTTCAGCTACGTCGACCTGACCGACCTGTCCGCCTTCGAAGCGGCGTTGCAGGACGACACGCGGATGGTCTGTGTCGAGACGCCGAGCAATCCTTTGCTGCGCCTTTCTGATCTCGCCGCCATTGCGCTTATCTGCCGCGAGCGCGGCATCCTCTGTGTCGCCGACAACACCTTCGCCAGCCCGTGGATCCAGCGCCCGCTGGAGTTGGGTTTCGATATCGTGGTGCACTCGACGACCAAGTACCTGAACGGCCACTCCGACGTGATCGGCGGCATTGCGGTGGTCGGGCAGAACGCCGAACTGGCCGAGCGCCTGGGCTTTTTGCAGAACGCGGTAGGTGCCATCGCCGGGCCGTTTGACGCGTTCCTCACCCTGCGCGGCGTGAAGACCCTGGCGTTGCGCATGGAGCGTCATTGCAGTAACGCGCTGGAGCTTGCGCAATGGCTGGAGCGTCAGCCGCAAGTGGCACGCGTTTACTATCCGGGCTTGCCGTCGCATCCGCAGCACGAATTGGCGCGGCAGCAGATGCGTGGATTTGGCGGGATGATTTCCCTCGACCTGAACAGCGACCTGGCCGGTGCCAGACGCTTCCTTGAAAATGTGCAGATATTTGCCCTGGCCGAGAGCCTGGGCGGGGTGGAAAGCCTGATCGAGCATCCGGCAATCATGACGCATGCCACCATCCCCGCAGACACCCGTGCACAACTCGGGATCGGCGATGCGTTGGTGCGTTTGTCCGTGGGGGTCGAGGATGTCGAGGATCTGCGCGCTGACCTGGCTCAGGCGCTGGCGCGGATTTGA
- the purN gene encoding phosphoribosylglycinamide formyltransferase yields MSQTCDVVVLLSGTGSNLQALIDSTRTGDSPVRIAAVISNRADAYGLQRARDAGIDTRSLDHKAFEGREAFDAALIELIDAFNPKLVVLAGFMRILSADFVRHYAGRLLNIHPSLLPKYKGLHTHQRALEAGDTEHGCSVHFVTEELDGGPLVVQAVIPVELHDSPQSLAQRVHVQEHLIYPMAVRWFAEGRLSLGEQGALLDGKLLAASGHLIRH; encoded by the coding sequence ATGTCCCAGACCTGTGATGTGGTGGTGCTGTTGTCCGGCACCGGCAGTAACTTGCAGGCCTTGATCGACAGCACGCGGACCGGCGACAGCCCGGTCCGCATCGCCGCGGTGATTTCCAACCGCGCCGACGCTTACGGCCTGCAACGCGCCAGGGACGCGGGTATCGACACCCGCTCCCTGGATCACAAGGCTTTCGAAGGCCGCGAAGCCTTCGATGCCGCGCTGATCGAACTGATCGACGCCTTCAACCCCAAACTCGTGGTACTGGCCGGTTTCATGCGCATTCTCAGCGCTGACTTCGTGCGCCACTACGCGGGTCGCCTGCTCAACATCCATCCCTCGCTGCTACCCAAATACAAAGGGTTACACACTCATCAGCGCGCGCTGGAAGCCGGCGACACGGAACATGGCTGCTCCGTGCACTTCGTCACCGAGGAACTCGATGGCGGACCACTGGTCGTACAGGCAGTAATACCGGTAGAGTTGCACGATTCGCCGCAGAGTCTGGCGCAGCGAGTCCATGTTCAGGAACACCTGATCTACCCGATGGCTGTACGCTGGTTTGCCGAAGGCCGTTTATCGCTCGGTGAGCAAGGTGCTTTACTGGATGGAAAGTTACTCGCGGCCAGCGGCCACTTGATTCGACACTAG
- a CDS encoding OsmC family protein: MTVTVNTVSAEGFRHSVQIDDHQLFADVPTTSGGEGSAPEPHDYFDAALGACKALTLKLYAKKKDIPLTGVTVEVKRDNSEEQKGKYALHVKLTLKGVLTDAQRDELHRVADRCPVHKLMTSTEVSIETHLSEGAFSQ, translated from the coding sequence ATGACCGTTACCGTCAATACCGTTTCCGCCGAAGGTTTTCGCCACAGCGTCCAGATCGATGACCACCAGCTTTTTGCCGATGTGCCGACCACGTCTGGCGGCGAAGGCTCGGCCCCTGAGCCACACGACTACTTCGACGCGGCCCTGGGTGCCTGCAAGGCCCTGACACTGAAGCTGTACGCAAAGAAGAAAGACATTCCGCTGACCGGCGTCACGGTTGAAGTCAAACGTGACAACAGCGAAGAGCAGAAAGGCAAATATGCCCTGCACGTCAAACTGACCCTCAAGGGCGTGCTCACCGACGCCCAGCGCGACGAGTTGCACCGCGTGGCCGACCGCTGCCCGGTACACAAGCTGATGACCAGCACCGAGGTGAGCATCGAAACCCATCTCTCCGAAGGTGCCTTCAGCCAATAG
- a CDS encoding pyridoxal-phosphate dependent enzyme, which produces MPNDSRPAVLELIGNTPLVRVSRFDTGPCTLFLKLESQNPGGSIKDRIGLAMIDAAERDGRLQPGGTIVEATAGNTGLGLALVGRAKGYRVVLVVPDKMSTEKVLHLKAMGAEVHITRSDVGKGHPDYYQDVAARLAQEIPDAFFADQFNNPANPLAHECSTAPEIWAQTQHDLDAIVVGVGSAGTLTGLTRFFQRVQPNLEMVLADPVGSVMAEYSRSGTLGKAGSWAVEGIGEDFIPSIADLSSVRHAYSISDEESFDHARQLLRAEGILGGSSTGTLLAAALRYCREQTEPKRVVSFVCDTGTRYLSKVYNDQWMNDQGLLQYKRYGDLRDLIARRFEDGRVISVGPDDTLLTAFQRMRLADVSQLPVLADGKRLVGVIDESDILLGVHEDASHLRMPVASAMTDKLQTLPANASLAELQAELDRGLVAIIADASGFHGLITRVDLLNHLRRSLT; this is translated from the coding sequence ATGCCAAACGACTCCCGCCCTGCCGTGCTTGAACTGATCGGCAATACGCCGCTGGTGCGCGTCAGCCGTTTCGATACCGGCCCGTGTACGCTGTTTCTCAAACTCGAATCACAGAACCCCGGCGGTTCGATCAAGGACCGCATCGGTCTGGCGATGATCGACGCCGCCGAACGCGATGGCCGTCTGCAACCCGGCGGCACCATCGTCGAAGCCACCGCCGGCAATACCGGCCTCGGCCTGGCCCTGGTCGGCCGTGCCAAAGGCTATCGAGTGGTGCTGGTGGTGCCGGACAAAATGTCCACCGAGAAGGTGTTGCACCTCAAGGCCATGGGCGCCGAGGTGCACATCACCCGTTCCGACGTCGGCAAGGGTCATCCCGATTACTATCAGGACGTGGCGGCGCGGCTGGCGCAGGAGATACCCGATGCGTTCTTCGCCGACCAGTTCAACAACCCGGCCAATCCGCTGGCCCACGAATGCAGCACCGCGCCGGAGATCTGGGCACAGACCCAGCATGATCTGGATGCCATTGTCGTCGGCGTCGGTTCGGCCGGCACCCTGACCGGGCTGACGCGCTTCTTTCAACGCGTGCAACCGAACCTGGAAATGGTGCTGGCCGATCCGGTCGGTTCGGTGATGGCCGAGTACAGCCGCAGCGGCACCCTCGGCAAGGCCGGTTCATGGGCGGTGGAAGGCATCGGCGAAGACTTTATTCCATCGATTGCCGACCTTTCCAGCGTGCGCCACGCCTATTCGATCAGCGACGAGGAAAGCTTCGATCACGCCCGTCAACTGCTGCGCGCCGAAGGCATTCTCGGCGGTTCCTCGACTGGCACTTTGCTGGCGGCGGCGTTGCGTTACTGTCGCGAGCAGACCGAGCCGAAACGGGTGGTCAGCTTCGTCTGCGACACCGGCACCCGTTACCTGTCGAAGGTCTACAACGACCAATGGATGAACGATCAGGGCCTGCTGCAATACAAGCGCTACGGCGATCTGCGCGACCTGATCGCGCGGCGTTTCGAGGATGGCCGCGTCATCAGCGTCGGCCCCGACGACACGCTGCTCACCGCCTTCCAGCGCATGCGCCTGGCGGATGTATCGCAATTGCCGGTGCTGGCGGACGGCAAGCGGCTGGTCGGCGTGATCGACGAATCCGATATTCTGCTGGGCGTGCACGAAGACGCTTCGCATTTGCGCATGCCCGTAGCCAGCGCCATGACTGACAAGTTACAAACCCTGCCGGCAAACGCCAGTCTGGCCGAACTGCAGGCGGAACTCGATCGTGGTCTGGTGGCGATCATCGCCGATGCCTCGGGCTTCCATGGCCTGATTACGCGAGTCGACCTGCTTAATCACTTACGGAGATCGCTTACATGA
- a CDS encoding pirin family protein — MNTPLVIRPRAEDVEGQPILRPLPSAKCRSVGPFVFFDHMLETRYAAGTGMNIRQHPHIGLSTLTYLFEGKIQHKDSLGSDQVVDAGDVSWMTAGSAIAHVERTPETLKESGFTMHGLQVWLASPKTQEQGPGHYSHHPAATLPVSDNLGVKIRMIAGSGFCLESPVPVLSPTLYAELNLQTATTLLIPTEHEERALYVLSGDAQLDGELLEPHALVVLPAGEEMTLFAESDCHAVLFGGAPLDGPRRINWNFVASDPAAIDEARRRWAAGDWPTVPGESERIELP; from the coding sequence ATGAACACGCCACTCGTGATCCGCCCTCGCGCCGAAGATGTCGAGGGCCAACCGATTCTGCGCCCGCTGCCGTCAGCCAAATGCCGCAGCGTCGGGCCTTTCGTCTTTTTCGACCACATGCTCGAAACCCGTTATGCGGCGGGAACAGGCATGAACATCCGTCAGCACCCGCACATTGGCCTGTCCACCCTCACGTATTTGTTCGAAGGAAAAATCCAGCACAAGGACAGCCTCGGCTCCGATCAGGTGGTCGATGCTGGCGATGTCAGCTGGATGACGGCGGGCAGTGCAATTGCTCACGTTGAACGCACGCCTGAAACCTTGAAGGAAAGCGGCTTCACGATGCACGGTTTGCAGGTTTGGCTCGCCTCCCCCAAGACGCAGGAACAGGGGCCCGGTCACTACAGCCATCATCCGGCAGCGACGTTGCCGGTCAGCGATAACCTTGGCGTGAAGATCCGCATGATTGCCGGGTCAGGCTTTTGCCTGGAATCGCCGGTGCCGGTGCTTTCTCCTACGCTGTATGCGGAATTGAACCTGCAAACGGCGACCACCTTGCTAATCCCGACCGAGCATGAAGAGCGGGCACTGTACGTGCTCAGCGGCGACGCACAGCTTGATGGCGAGCTGCTGGAGCCCCATGCGCTGGTGGTGCTGCCTGCCGGAGAGGAAATGACGTTGTTCGCCGAGAGCGACTGTCATGCCGTGCTGTTTGGTGGGGCACCGCTGGACGGGCCGCGGCGAATCAACTGGAATTTTGTGGCGAGCGATCCGGCGGCGATCGATGAAGCGCGACGACGCTGGGCGGCTGGGGATTGGCCGACGGTGCCGGGGGAAAGCGAGCGGATCGAGCTGCCTTAG
- a CDS encoding dienelactone hydrolase family protein: MSQITVRSVAYQLDGQSYESRLAFDADHKGPRPGLLMAPNWMGVSAGAEEIAKSVAAKGYVVLIADLYGQSVRPQNGDEAGAAMMPLKNDRALLRKRMQAAFEQLQGQGEAAVDTSKLATFGFCFGGCCALELARTGAPVKAAVSFHGTLDTPNVNDAKTIKGSVLVLHGASDPLVPKEQLPAFEEEMNAAGVDWQLLSYGGAVHSFTDPHANVPGKMMYDAKTAARAFTSMHNLLDEVFKD; this comes from the coding sequence ATGAGCCAAATCACTGTTCGTTCCGTCGCTTATCAGCTTGATGGCCAGTCGTATGAAAGCCGTCTGGCGTTCGATGCCGACCACAAAGGCCCGCGCCCCGGTCTGTTGATGGCGCCGAACTGGATGGGTGTCAGCGCCGGTGCCGAGGAGATCGCCAAATCGGTGGCGGCCAAGGGTTATGTGGTGTTGATCGCCGACCTGTACGGCCAGTCGGTGCGTCCACAGAATGGCGACGAGGCGGGTGCAGCGATGATGCCGCTCAAGAACGACCGCGCCTTGCTGCGCAAGCGCATGCAAGCGGCGTTCGAACAGTTGCAAGGGCAGGGCGAGGCGGCGGTTGATACCTCGAAACTGGCGACCTTCGGTTTCTGCTTCGGCGGTTGCTGCGCACTGGAACTGGCCCGCACGGGCGCGCCGGTAAAAGCGGCGGTTTCGTTCCATGGCACGCTGGATACGCCGAACGTCAACGATGCTAAAACCATCAAGGGCTCGGTGCTGGTGTTGCACGGTGCATCCGACCCGCTGGTGCCGAAAGAGCAATTGCCGGCGTTTGAAGAGGAAATGAATGCGGCGGGGGTGGATTGGCAACTGCTGAGTTACGGCGGCGCGGTGCATTCGTTTACTGACCCGCATGCGAATGTGCCGGGCAAGATGATGTATGACGCGAAGACGGCGGCTCGGGCGTTTACTTCGATGCACAATCTGCTGGATGAAGTTTTTAAAGACTGA
- a CDS encoding DUF3108 domain-containing protein → MRRALLFACALFALPFAQAADLQPFSASYTADWKQLPMSGTAERSLTQGANGVWKLSFKASMMIASLTEESTLTLDKDTLLPQSYHFERGGLGKAKKADLDFDWTNKMVTGTDRGDAVKIPLNRGMVDKSTYQLALQHDVAAGKKSMSYQVVDDGEVDTYDFRVLGSEKVDTKAGQIDAIKVERVRDPTQSKRITVLWFAKDWDYLLVRLQQVETDGKEYNIMLLDGTVNGKAVKGS, encoded by the coding sequence ATGCGTCGCGCCCTGCTCTTCGCTTGCGCTCTGTTTGCCCTGCCTTTCGCGCAGGCTGCAGACCTTCAACCTTTCTCCGCCAGCTACACCGCCGACTGGAAGCAGCTGCCCATGAGTGGCACGGCTGAACGCAGCCTGACCCAGGGTGCCAACGGTGTCTGGAAGCTCAGCTTCAAGGCCTCGATGATGATCGCCAGCCTGACAGAAGAAAGCACCCTGACCCTGGACAAGGACACGTTGCTGCCCCAGTCCTACCACTTCGAACGCGGTGGTCTGGGTAAAGCCAAGAAAGCCGACCTGGACTTCGACTGGACCAACAAAATGGTCACTGGCACCGATCGCGGTGATGCGGTCAAGATCCCGCTGAACCGTGGCATGGTCGACAAATCCACCTATCAGCTGGCCCTGCAACACGATGTGGCCGCCGGCAAAAAAAGCATGAGCTATCAGGTCGTCGATGATGGCGAAGTCGATACGTATGACTTCCGCGTGCTGGGTTCGGAGAAAGTCGACACCAAGGCCGGCCAGATCGATGCGATCAAGGTCGAGCGCGTGCGCGACCCGACGCAAAGCAAGCGCATCACCGTCCTGTGGTTCGCCAAGGATTGGGATTACCTGCTGGTTCGCCTGCAACAGGTCGAAACCGATGGCAAGGAGTACAACATCATGCTCCTTGACGGTACGGTCAACGGCAAGGCTGTCAAAGGCAGCTGA